Proteins found in one Canis lupus baileyi chromosome 26, mCanLup2.hap1, whole genome shotgun sequence genomic segment:
- the RBBP8NL gene encoding RBBP8 N-terminal-like protein, with protein sequence MESFTESLNRLKDVHENEVRGLQNKLLELNSERCRDAQRVEELCAKNHQLREQQKALKENVRVLENRLRAGLCDRCMVTQELARKKQQEFENNLLQNLQHVFILTNELNRLQGENETLKEEMKRLRGPRLKPQYREGASDPPSPRLLPSPGPRKAVTEKTLGGHEEAEDDHAEKSAGYRTSPVAKISPSTNLPETRAPDMSPQRISNQLHGTIAVVRPGSQACPADRASTNGTPPLPLARSSPPSPLYEHSLPLDSFLRASRPPVTAYESLKRSLQADRLCLLNRHLSLHLQSPHRSPQVPATAPGGPRPQGLKAGEEEAWEEPVGLLGLPGALVDMRDPRLEGALHLLLAQQLRAQGRVGSARLRGPPTPGGTPPSPPVSSDSEGPQGEAAGAAPSGGGHVQPAGPGSPRGKEATATRDYVPDKPLDLSERGRGRDAPKPPDRPGSLSPPTAHTPGPEPPQGVEPPAQSGPWGLSNGTKGARAPEPEEPTTPEDPSQPLPGPQHTTASPSGTGAEARGRPKPDPHPHRPEADGHPELSKAQVQGLEPDELDTSDPSDDEVGLSSEVGAQPSPAGEGPRCSCTTEHRPSLARKRKRPSVQSLQEAATRKKEPSGAPDSTRGLREPKGP encoded by the exons ATGGAGAGCTTCACGGAGTCACTGAACAGACTGAAGGACGTCCACGAGAACGAGGTCCGGG GTCTGCAGAACAAGCTTCTGGAGCTGAACTCAGAGAGATGTCG CGACGCCCAGAGGGTGGAGGAGCTGTGCGCCAAGAACCACCAGCTCCGGGAGCAGCAGAAGGCGCTGAAGGAGAACGTGCGGGTGCTGGAGAACAG GCTGCGGGCTGGCCTCTGTGACCGCTGCATGGTCACCCAGGAGCTGGCCAGGAAGAAGCAGCAGGAGTTCGAGAACAATCTCCTCCAGAACCTGCAGCACGTCTTCATCCTCA CCAACGAGTTGAACCGGCtgcagggggaaaatgagacaCTGAAGGAGGAGATGAAGCGGCTCCGGGGCCCACG GCTCAAGCCCCAGTACAGGGAGGGCGCCTCAGACCCCCCCTCACCCCGACTGCTCCCCTCCCCGGGCCCTCGGAAGGCCGTCACGGAGAAGACGCTGGGAGGCCATGAGGAGGCCGAGGACGACCATGCAG AAAAGTCTGCGGGCTACAGGACATCTCCAGTGGCCAAAATCTCCCCGAGTACCAACCTGCCTGAGACACGGGCCCCAGACATG AGCCCCCAGCGAATCTCCAACCAGCTGCACGGGACCATCGCAGTGGTGCGGCCGGGCTCCCAGGCCTGCCCTGCCGACCGGGCCTCAACCAATGGGACACCCCCCTTGCCACTCGCCAGGAGCAGCCCCCCCAGCCCACTCTACGAGCACAGCCTCCCCCTGGACAG CTTCCTGCGGGCCTCCCGGCCCCCCGTCACGGCCTATGAGTCCCTGAAGCGCTCCCTCCAGGCTGACCGCCTCTGCCTCCTGAACCGCCACCTGTCTCTGCACCTTCAGAGCCCTCACCGCAGCCCCCAAGTCCCCGCCACGGCCCCCGGTGGCCCCCGGCCCCAGGGCCTGAAGGCTGGGGAGGAAGAGGCCTGGGAGGAGCCCGTGGGCCTGCTGGGGCTGCCGGGCGCCCTGGTGGACATGCGAGACCCTCGGCTGGAAggggccctgcacctgctcctggcccAGCAGCTGCGGGCACAGGGGCGGGTGGGCAGTGCCAGGCTGAGGGGCCCGCCCACGCCAGGGGGGACCCCGCCCTCCCCACCAGTCAGCTCTGACTCGGAAGGCCCCCAGGGCGAGGCAGCCGGGGCAGCCCCGTCCGGAGGGGGGCACGTGCAGCCCGCGggcccaggcagccccaggggaAAGGAAGCCACGGCCACACGAGACTATGTCCCAGACAAGCCCCTGGACCTCTCAgagcggggccggggccgggatgCCCCCAAGCCTCCCGACCGGCCAGGGTCACTCAGCCCCCCAACTGCCCACACTCCTGGCCCGGAGCCACCTCAGGGAGTGGAGCCACCTGCCCAGTCTGGACCCTGGGGACTCAGCAATGGCACCAAGGGAGCGAGAGCTCCAGAGCCAGAGGAGCCCACCACTCCCGAG GACCCCTCCCAACCTCTTCCGGGGCCCCAGCACACCACGGCCTCTCCAAGCGGGACGGGAGCTGAGGCGAGAGGGAGGCCAAAACCTGACCCCCACCCACACAGGCCCGAAGCTGATGGCCACCCAG AGCTCAGCAAGGCCCAAGTGCAAGGGCTAGAGCCAGACGAGCTGGACACCTCGGACCCCTCGGACGATGAG GTGGGCCTGAGCTCTGAGGTGGGGGCCCAGCCGAGCCCTGCAGGGGAGGGGCCCAGGTGCTCCTGCACCACGGAGCACAGGCCAAGCCTGGCACGGAAGAGGAAGCGGCCCTCGGTGCAAAG CCTCCAAGAAGCCGCCACCAGGAAGAAGGAGCCCAGCGGAGCCCCTGACAGCACACGAGGGCTCCGGGAGCCCAAGGGACCCTGA